In a genomic window of Candidatus Flexicrinis proximus:
- a CDS encoding Smr/MutS family protein → MAKLKLDLHELYNKGDKIDAELQRIVREAVEKKIELVEIIPGKGSGALKKKVLRFLDQKHIRALYHRIEKDDKNFGRIFVHFRH, encoded by the coding sequence ATGGCGAAACTAAAGCTCGACCTGCACGAGTTATACAACAAAGGCGACAAGATCGATGCGGAACTTCAGCGGATCGTCCGCGAAGCCGTCGAGAAGAAGATCGAACTGGTCGAAATCATTCCCGGCAAGGGCAGCGGCGCGCTCAAGAAGAAAGTCCTGCGCTTCCTCGATCAGAAGCACATCCGCGCCCTCTATCACCGCATCGAGAAAGACGACAAGAACTTCGGGCGCATCTTCGTGCACTTCCGGCACTAG